From a single Cyclobacterium marinum DSM 745 genomic region:
- a CDS encoding TfoX/Sxy family protein has product MAYDEKLADRVREYLYEVGQTKVEEKRMFGGLAFLINEKMCVNVSGSRLMCRFDPEKLEEVAELNGFQSMVMKGRVYKGYCYVGAEAIQTRRDLAYWIDLCLDFNDKAKSSK; this is encoded by the coding sequence ATGGCATATGATGAAAAACTTGCCGATAGGGTAAGAGAATACCTTTATGAAGTCGGTCAAACGAAAGTAGAAGAAAAAAGAATGTTTGGAGGGCTAGCCTTTTTAATCAATGAAAAGATGTGTGTGAATGTAAGCGGCTCAAGGCTTATGTGTAGATTTGACCCTGAAAAACTTGAAGAAGTGGCAGAGTTAAACGGGTTTCAATCCATGGTTATGAAAGGGAGGGTGTACAAGGGGTATTGTTATGTAGGTGCCGAAGCCATTCAAACCAGAAGAGACTTGGCCTACTGGATTGACCTCTGCCTGGACTTCAATGATAAAGCCAAATCATCAAAATAA
- a CDS encoding DUF922 domain-containing protein, with protein MKLKRPYIRIVFCRLKLAILLLVMLLFIKEGYAQKVNLEPIPLRVASQVFSPEEYYIARVIDERKDLNPTAFVVVDLMRGNNLETVNLKGGTIHALEQYILEAYPGNRDLLPVVIRVKDCKIIEKLKDSQTGAVEGDIHLDFTFAIDRDEQLVDLLDFQGGISYQRGFRQVNLLEAFLRRSVNLSMKYFNDWIEKDAANNQKLAKTVRLEISDYKGSNDKDTVFYSPNRPLTWEDFKGRPRFNNYAASIFASIGYASNSKVENGEIVVDLVLKTYMLKSSSWVRIGNDSYGLNHEQRHFDIAKIITERLKNTLQALSLAPHNYERKVSFHYLEAFREMNQMQEEYDRETSNGTNGSAQQRWNDKIDSALEELGVD; from the coding sequence ATGAAGCTAAAAAGACCCTATATAAGAATTGTATTTTGCCGACTTAAATTGGCTATCCTATTATTGGTCATGCTGTTATTCATTAAGGAGGGATATGCGCAAAAAGTAAATCTTGAACCCATACCTCTGCGGGTGGCTTCTCAGGTTTTTAGTCCGGAGGAATATTATATTGCTCGGGTCATTGATGAAAGAAAAGACCTTAATCCTACAGCTTTTGTGGTTGTTGATCTGATGCGAGGAAATAACTTGGAAACCGTAAACTTAAAAGGGGGGACCATTCATGCATTGGAGCAGTATATTTTGGAAGCCTATCCGGGAAATAGAGATTTATTGCCGGTAGTGATCCGGGTAAAAGACTGTAAAATTATAGAAAAACTTAAAGATTCCCAGACCGGGGCAGTTGAAGGAGACATTCACCTAGATTTTACCTTTGCCATAGATCGGGACGAGCAACTAGTTGACTTGCTGGATTTCCAAGGTGGCATTAGTTACCAAAGAGGCTTTAGACAAGTTAATCTATTGGAGGCTTTTCTAAGACGTTCCGTGAATTTATCCATGAAATATTTTAATGATTGGATAGAGAAAGATGCGGCCAATAATCAAAAACTTGCAAAGACTGTTCGGTTAGAAATAAGTGATTACAAAGGGTCGAATGACAAGGATACTGTTTTTTATTCTCCCAACAGGCCGCTTACATGGGAGGATTTCAAAGGCAGACCCAGGTTTAACAATTATGCAGCATCAATATTTGCTAGTATAGGTTATGCGTCCAATAGCAAGGTAGAAAATGGTGAGATTGTCGTCGATTTGGTATTAAAAACTTACATGTTAAAAAGTTCTTCATGGGTCCGGATCGGAAACGATAGCTATGGATTGAATCATGAGCAAAGGCATTTTGACATAGCCAAGATCATTACTGAGCGGCTTAAAAATACGCTTCAGGCCCTGTCGCTAGCGCCTCACAATTATGAAAGAAAAGTCTCTTTTCACTATTTAGAAGCCTTCAGAGAAATGAACCAAATGCAGGAAGAATATGATCGGGAAACTTCCAATGGGACCAATGGCTCAGCCCAACAAAGATGGAATGATAAAATTGATTCAGCATTAGAGGAATTGGGTGTAGATTGA
- a CDS encoding alpha-L-rhamnosidase-related protein has product MEYKIADDNRTRKYIAPVKIFWKSTENEALIKNENHLLGQPIGQAILTSNQDFLVMKSTATEKPGILLDFGVNLHGGIQLVTGMIGSKDPVRVRIRLGESVTEAMSAIDTLQGATNDHAMRDFIVALPWLGKLEIGHSGFRYARIDLVDPNKELLLKEANAILTYRDIPYLGSFKSNDERLNKIWNMGAYTVHMNMQEYLWDGIKRDRLVWVGDLHPEVSTINSVFGYNEVVPKSLDLIRDITPMPEWMNGISTYSMWWIIIHRDWYLHHGNKAYLKEQEEYLIKLMRHMVSRVEGNKEKLDGTRFLDWPSSENPAAIHAGLQSMLIWAFDASAAIFTVLENAEMAKEATAMTAKLRTYRPDHAGSKQAASLMSLTGIMDPIKANRQVSKDGVADFSTFYGYYMLEAKAKAEDYQGAIDNIREYWGAMIDLGATTFWEDFNIDWLENAARIDDFVPEGKVDVHASYGGYSYKKLRHNLSHGWASGPTAWLSKHVLGVQVLEPGSKTLLIEPHLGDLDWVEGTFPTPYGLVYVKHVKQGDGNLKTEVSAPEEVQIVYSK; this is encoded by the coding sequence ATGGAGTATAAAATAGCTGATGATAACAGAACGAGGAAATACATTGCTCCGGTTAAAATCTTCTGGAAATCTACCGAAAATGAGGCACTGATAAAGAATGAAAATCATCTGCTGGGTCAACCGATAGGACAGGCCATTCTTACTTCTAACCAAGACTTTTTGGTCATGAAGAGTACAGCAACAGAAAAGCCGGGTATCTTGTTGGATTTTGGTGTGAATTTACACGGAGGCATTCAATTGGTTACAGGTATGATTGGATCAAAAGATCCGGTGAGGGTTCGCATTAGATTGGGAGAGTCTGTGACTGAGGCCATGTCAGCCATAGACACCCTTCAAGGAGCCACAAATGATCATGCAATGAGAGACTTTATTGTTGCTTTACCTTGGCTTGGTAAATTGGAAATTGGTCATTCAGGTTTTAGGTATGCACGTATAGACTTGGTAGACCCCAACAAAGAATTATTACTTAAAGAAGCCAATGCCATATTGACCTATAGGGATATCCCTTATTTGGGGAGTTTTAAAAGCAACGATGAGCGGCTAAATAAAATATGGAATATGGGTGCTTATACTGTGCATATGAATATGCAAGAATACCTTTGGGATGGAATTAAAAGAGATCGTTTGGTATGGGTTGGCGATCTACATCCGGAAGTATCTACAATTAATTCGGTATTTGGTTACAATGAAGTGGTGCCTAAAAGCCTTGACTTAATTCGAGATATCACCCCAATGCCTGAATGGATGAATGGGATAAGCACTTATTCTATGTGGTGGATTATTATTCATAGGGATTGGTATTTGCACCATGGGAACAAAGCTTACCTTAAAGAGCAAGAAGAATATTTGATAAAACTTATGCGCCATATGGTAAGTAGGGTAGAAGGCAACAAGGAGAAATTGGACGGAACCCGCTTTTTAGATTGGCCTTCAAGTGAAAACCCTGCAGCCATTCACGCTGGATTACAATCCATGTTGATTTGGGCTTTTGATGCATCTGCAGCTATTTTTACTGTTTTGGAAAATGCTGAGATGGCTAAAGAAGCAACTGCTATGACTGCTAAATTAAGGACCTATCGTCCTGACCATGCTGGATCAAAACAAGCAGCTTCCCTTATGTCTTTGACCGGAATTATGGACCCTATTAAAGCCAACCGGCAAGTTTCCAAAGATGGAGTAGCTGACTTTTCTACTTTTTATGGTTATTATATGTTGGAGGCCAAAGCCAAAGCTGAAGATTATCAAGGAGCTATCGATAACATTAGGGAGTACTGGGGAGCCATGATTGATTTGGGAGCGACCACCTTCTGGGAGGATTTTAATATTGACTGGTTAGAAAATGCTGCCAGAATAGATGATTTTGTACCTGAAGGTAAAGTAGATGTTCATGCCAGTTACGGTGGGTACAGCTATAAAAAGCTAAGGCATAACTTGAGCCATGGATGGGCTTCGGGGCCTACTGCGTGGTTGAGCAAGCATGTCCTTGGTGTGCAGGTTTTGGAGCCCGGGTCCAAGACATTGTTAATTGAGCCACATTTGGGTGATTTGGATTGGGTGGAAGGCACCTTTCCTACACCTTATGGCTTAGTTTATGTCAAGCATGTAAAACAAGGCGATGGCAATCTAAAGACTGAAGTTTCTGCCCCTGAGGAGGTTCAAATTGTGTATTCCAAATAA
- a CDS encoding ribonucleoside-diphosphate reductase subunit alpha — protein sequence MLVIKRDGRRESVRFDKITTRIENLCYELDARYIHPIEVAKKVIDGLYDGVTTTELDNLAAEVCASLTVKHPDYAILAARIAISNLHKTTSQSFSNTMKRLYTYINPKTDENAALIAPDVYGIVKKHAAKLDQVIDYSRDFDYDFFGFKTLERSYLIKLDGKVVERPQHMLMRVSIGIHKEDIDAAIETYHLLSQKWFTHATPTLFNAGTPKPQLSSCFLLTMKDDSIDGIYDTLKQCAKISQSAGGIGLSIHNVRAKGSYIRGTNGVSNGIVPMLRNFDMTARYVDQGGGKRKGSFAIYLEPWHADIKDFLDLKKNHGKDELRARDLFYAVWVSDLFMKRVEANEEWSLFCPHEAPGLADCHGEEFERLYEKYEKEGRARETIKAQELWFEILESQIETGTPYILYKDAANGKSNQKNLGTIKSSNLCTEIMEYTSPDEVAVCNLASLALPKFVSTGKDGKKHFDHQKLYEVTKVVTKNLNKVIDVNYYPVPEARKSNFRHRPVGLGIQGLADTFILLRMPFDSEEAKGLNEDIFETIYFASMETSMELAKINGTYETYEGSPVSKGLFQFDMWGVTPKSGRWNWTGLKEKVNKYGVRNSLLVAPMPTASTSQILGNNECFEPYTTNIYTRRTLSGEFVVVNKHLMKDLIRLGLWTDGMKNRLIASNGSVQDMPDIPQNLKDLYKTVWEISQKVIIDMAADRGAYVCQSQSMNLFLQEPNFGKLTSMHFYAWKKGLKTGIYYLRSKAASSAIKFTVDKSQLNDDKQTAIDDAEARKQQQDAIVCSLDNPDECEACGS from the coding sequence ATGTTAGTAATAAAAAGAGACGGTAGAAGAGAGTCCGTCAGATTTGATAAAATCACAACTAGGATTGAAAACCTTTGCTATGAATTGGATGCACGCTACATTCATCCAATCGAGGTGGCAAAAAAAGTAATTGATGGTCTCTATGATGGTGTGACCACCACAGAACTTGACAATCTTGCAGCAGAAGTTTGTGCCTCTCTTACTGTTAAGCATCCTGATTATGCAATTCTTGCTGCAAGGATTGCCATATCTAACCTACACAAAACCACCAGCCAGTCGTTTTCAAATACCATGAAACGACTTTATACTTATATCAATCCAAAAACTGATGAGAATGCAGCCTTAATTGCTCCGGATGTTTATGGAATAGTTAAAAAACATGCTGCCAAGTTAGATCAAGTAATTGATTACAGCAGAGACTTTGACTACGATTTCTTTGGCTTTAAAACTTTGGAAAGAAGCTACCTTATCAAACTTGACGGTAAAGTAGTGGAAAGACCTCAACACATGCTCATGCGTGTGTCTATAGGTATCCACAAGGAAGACATAGATGCGGCCATTGAGACCTACCACTTATTGTCTCAAAAATGGTTCACTCATGCCACACCCACCCTCTTCAATGCAGGTACACCAAAACCTCAACTGTCCTCTTGCTTCTTATTAACTATGAAGGACGACAGTATTGATGGAATTTATGACACCTTGAAACAATGTGCGAAAATTTCACAATCTGCAGGAGGAATAGGGCTCTCCATCCACAACGTAAGGGCCAAAGGTTCTTATATCAGAGGCACCAATGGAGTTTCCAATGGAATTGTACCAATGTTGAGAAACTTTGACATGACTGCCCGTTACGTAGATCAAGGGGGAGGCAAAAGAAAAGGTAGCTTTGCCATTTACCTCGAACCTTGGCATGCCGATATTAAAGACTTCCTTGACTTGAAAAAGAACCATGGGAAAGATGAACTGCGTGCTAGAGATTTATTCTATGCCGTTTGGGTATCCGATCTCTTTATGAAAAGAGTGGAAGCCAATGAAGAATGGTCTTTATTCTGTCCACATGAAGCACCTGGTTTGGCTGATTGTCATGGTGAAGAGTTCGAAAGACTCTATGAAAAATACGAAAAAGAAGGTCGTGCGCGTGAAACGATCAAAGCGCAAGAGCTATGGTTTGAGATCCTAGAATCCCAAATTGAAACAGGTACTCCTTATATTTTGTACAAGGATGCCGCCAATGGCAAATCCAACCAGAAAAATTTGGGAACCATCAAATCATCCAACCTGTGTACTGAGATCATGGAGTACACCTCTCCGGATGAAGTGGCAGTTTGTAATTTGGCTTCTCTTGCTCTTCCAAAATTTGTATCCACAGGAAAAGACGGCAAAAAGCACTTTGACCATCAAAAATTATATGAAGTCACCAAAGTGGTTACCAAAAACCTTAACAAGGTAATTGATGTCAATTATTACCCGGTTCCTGAAGCGCGTAAATCAAACTTCAGACACAGACCTGTAGGTTTAGGGATTCAAGGGTTGGCTGACACATTTATTTTATTGAGAATGCCTTTCGATTCAGAAGAAGCTAAAGGACTCAATGAAGATATCTTTGAAACCATCTATTTTGCCTCTATGGAAACCTCTATGGAGCTGGCAAAAATCAATGGTACCTATGAGACTTATGAAGGATCGCCTGTATCCAAAGGGCTTTTCCAATTTGACATGTGGGGCGTCACACCTAAATCAGGACGATGGAACTGGACAGGACTTAAAGAAAAGGTGAATAAGTATGGAGTGAGAAACTCACTTTTAGTAGCTCCTATGCCTACAGCATCAACCTCTCAAATATTAGGTAACAATGAGTGTTTTGAACCATATACCACTAATATCTATACTAGAAGGACCTTATCCGGAGAGTTTGTGGTAGTCAACAAACACTTGATGAAAGATTTAATCAGATTAGGACTTTGGACTGATGGAATGAAAAACAGGTTGATCGCATCCAATGGATCTGTTCAAGATATGCCGGACATTCCACAAAACCTTAAAGACCTCTACAAAACTGTTTGGGAAATTTCTCAAAAGGTCATTATAGACATGGCTGCTGATAGAGGTGCCTATGTTTGTCAGTCACAAAGTATGAACTTGTTTTTACAAGAGCCGAATTTCGGTAAACTAACTTCCATGCATTTCTATGCTTGGAAAAAAGGTTTGAAAACAGGAATATATTACTTACGTTCTAAGGCTGCAAGTAGTGCCATTAAGTTTACTGTCGACAAATCTCAATTGAATGATGATAAACAAACCGCAATTGATGATGCAGAGGCTAGAAAGCAACAACAAGACGCCATTGTATGCTCATTGGACAACCCTGATGAGTGTGAAGCGTGTGGCAGTTGA
- a CDS encoding ribonucleotide-diphosphate reductase subunit beta, translated as MKSEPILEQGDNSRFVLFPIQHDDIWKYYKKAEASFWTAEEIDLGQDLNDWKNLSDGERHFISHVLAFFAASDGIVNENLAEHFVAEVQYTEAKFFYGFQIAMENIHSETYSLLIDTYIKNPEERDHLFNAIEHLDCVKKKAEWALRWIDKGNFMERLIAFAAVEGIFFSGSFCSIFWLKKRGLMPGLTFSNELISRDEGLHCDFACHLYTKHLVNKLPQEQVTQIIKDAVEIEKEFVTDALPVRLIGMNSELMCQYIEFVADRLLLELGCSKVWNSKNPFDFMDMISLEGKTNFFEKRVGDYQKAGVMKGKDDSSSGKFSIEEDF; from the coding sequence ATGAAGTCCGAGCCAATATTAGAACAAGGAGATAACAGTCGTTTTGTTTTATTTCCTATCCAACACGATGACATTTGGAAGTATTATAAAAAGGCAGAAGCAAGTTTTTGGACTGCTGAAGAAATAGACTTGGGCCAAGACTTAAATGACTGGAAAAATCTAAGTGATGGTGAACGCCATTTTATATCCCATGTACTTGCATTCTTTGCTGCAAGCGACGGGATCGTAAATGAAAACCTAGCTGAACATTTTGTAGCAGAAGTTCAATATACAGAAGCAAAGTTCTTCTATGGTTTTCAGATTGCCATGGAAAATATCCATAGTGAGACCTATAGTTTATTAATTGACACCTATATCAAAAACCCTGAAGAAAGGGATCACTTATTCAATGCTATCGAGCATTTGGATTGCGTAAAGAAAAAAGCGGAATGGGCCTTGCGATGGATTGATAAGGGGAATTTTATGGAAAGGTTAATCGCCTTTGCTGCTGTGGAAGGGATATTCTTCTCCGGCTCATTTTGTTCCATCTTCTGGTTGAAAAAAAGAGGTTTGATGCCGGGATTAACTTTCTCTAATGAGTTAATATCAAGAGATGAAGGTTTGCATTGTGATTTTGCCTGCCACCTTTATACCAAACATTTGGTTAATAAATTGCCTCAGGAACAGGTTACGCAAATTATAAAAGATGCGGTAGAAATTGAAAAAGAATTTGTTACAGACGCATTGCCTGTAAGACTTATTGGCATGAATTCTGAATTGATGTGCCAGTATATTGAATTTGTAGCAGACAGGCTGCTACTTGAATTGGGATGTTCCAAAGTTTGGAACAGTAAAAACCCGTTTGATTTTATGGACATGATATCTTTGGAAGGTAAAACCAACTTCTTTGAAAAACGTGTCGGTGATTATCAGAAAGCCGGGGTAATGAAAGGTAAGGACGATTCTTCTTCAGGGAAATTTTCTATAGAAGAAGACTTTTAA
- the rplU gene encoding 50S ribosomal protein L21: MYAIVNISGKQFKVTKDQHIFAPKMQGEVDASVEFDQVLLAEDDGTVSVGAPLLSGAKVSGKILDHVKGDKVIVFKKKRRKGYKKKNGHRQQFTKILIENITL, encoded by the coding sequence ATGTACGCAATAGTTAACATTTCCGGTAAGCAGTTCAAAGTAACAAAAGATCAGCACATCTTTGCACCCAAAATGCAAGGTGAAGTTGACGCTTCCGTAGAATTCGATCAGGTGCTTTTGGCAGAAGACGATGGCACTGTATCGGTAGGCGCACCTTTATTGTCAGGTGCCAAGGTATCAGGGAAAATCCTTGATCATGTGAAAGGTGACAAAGTAATTGTCTTCAAAAAGAAGAGAAGAAAAGGTTACAAAAAGAAAAACGGTCACCGTCAGCAGTTCACGAAAATTTTAATTGAAAACATTACGCTTTAA
- the rpmA gene encoding 50S ribosomal protein L27, whose amino-acid sequence MAHKKGVGSSKNGRESESKRLGVKKFGGESVIAGNIIVRQRGTKHHPGVNVGLGKDHTLFALVPGKVAFTKKHDGKSIVTVIPAEA is encoded by the coding sequence ATGGCACATAAGAAAGGTGTAGGTAGTTCCAAAAACGGTAGAGAGTCTGAAAGTAAAAGACTTGGTGTAAAGAAATTTGGTGGTGAATCAGTTATTGCTGGTAATATCATCGTTAGACAAAGAGGTACAAAACACCATCCTGGTGTAAATGTTGGCTTAGGTAAAGATCATACGCTTTTTGCCTTGGTTCCCGGTAAAGTTGCTTTTACTAAAAAGCATGATGGTAAATCCATCGTTACGGTGATTCCTGCAGAAGCTTAA
- a CDS encoding HPF/RaiA family ribosome-associated protein gives MNHTENYKGIKIDVQSVNIEINNAVQEEIRTSIDKLSKFTHDINAVDVYFKTEGSGGNAVSVVGMRVGIPGPDVFAEEKGAHWIPLLKDVVDKLVRQLKKAK, from the coding sequence ATGAACCATACAGAAAACTACAAAGGGATTAAAATTGATGTTCAATCAGTTAATATTGAAATCAATAATGCCGTACAAGAGGAAATTCGTACATCCATTGATAAACTGTCTAAATTCACCCATGATATCAATGCAGTAGATGTATATTTTAAAACAGAAGGAAGTGGAGGCAATGCGGTTAGTGTTGTAGGCATGCGCGTGGGTATTCCGGGACCTGATGTATTTGCTGAAGAAAAGGGGGCACATTGGATACCACTACTAAAAGATGTAGTTGATAAATTGGTTAGGCAATTAAAGAAAGCCAAATAA
- a CDS encoding rhomboid family intramembrane serine protease — protein MELSVTLIIIIITCITSYYGWKNPEFINKNLFTPYIIKTDGAYGRFLTSGFIHKDGTHLLFNMFTFYFFGNVVESYLNYAFGPELGIVAFVLFYLIAIIIADIPTYLKEQNNPSYHALGASGGTSATVFASIILMPLSDICIFGIFCLPGFILGLLFLGYAFYKGRAGGDNINHDAHFYGAVFGILVIVLISPENALHFWEQVKNFSLF, from the coding sequence ATGGAACTATCTGTAACATTAATTATTATCATAATCACCTGTATTACATCTTATTACGGCTGGAAGAATCCAGAGTTTATCAATAAAAATTTGTTCACTCCGTATATTATAAAAACTGATGGGGCGTATGGTAGATTCTTAACTTCAGGTTTCATCCACAAAGATGGCACTCACTTGTTGTTCAATATGTTCACCTTCTATTTTTTCGGAAATGTGGTCGAGTCCTATCTCAATTATGCTTTCGGTCCGGAATTAGGCATAGTGGCCTTTGTGCTATTCTACCTTATTGCCATTATTATTGCTGATATACCAACTTACCTTAAAGAGCAAAATAATCCAAGTTACCATGCTTTGGGAGCTTCAGGGGGTACTTCTGCAACAGTATTTGCAAGCATTATCCTAATGCCATTGTCAGACATCTGCATCTTTGGAATCTTCTGTCTACCGGGTTTTATATTGGGTTTACTCTTTTTAGGTTATGCCTTTTATAAAGGGCGTGCCGGTGGAGACAATATCAATCATGATGCCCATTTCTATGGCGCCGTCTTTGGAATCCTGGTGATTGTACTTATTTCTCCTGAAAATGCATTGCATTTTTGGGAGCAAGTAAAAAACTTCAGCCTTTTCTAA
- a CDS encoding polyprenyl synthetase family protein, with protein sequence MINENQLEDIKTNLEQHIQQLDLQGNPQELYEPITYLMGLGGKRIRPLLTLLAYNLYKEDYKKALSPAAAVEVFHNFTLMHDDIMDNAPLRRGKATVHEKWDDNTAILSGDVMLVKAYDLLLSIAPEYLKESLQLFNKTAAEVCEGQQFDMNFERRELVSEEEYLNMIRLKTAVLLGFALQLGAILAGATKSDAQRLYDFGMNIGIAFQLKDDLLDVYADKEKFGKQVGGDIIANKKTYLLVKAKESATGPTKDELEKWLHAKSFSSEDKVKAVTAIYDQLLIKEKTMAVMEDYFQKGFKQLSELQVKNNKGLQLLQSLTQHLANREK encoded by the coding sequence ATGATAAATGAAAACCAGCTTGAGGACATTAAAACTAACCTCGAGCAGCACATCCAGCAACTTGACCTTCAAGGAAATCCTCAAGAGTTATATGAGCCCATCACCTACCTTATGGGCCTGGGAGGCAAAAGGATACGTCCATTACTTACATTACTGGCTTATAACCTGTACAAGGAAGACTACAAAAAAGCACTAAGCCCGGCAGCGGCGGTCGAGGTCTTTCATAATTTCACACTTATGCATGATGACATCATGGACAATGCGCCACTTAGAAGAGGGAAAGCTACGGTCCATGAGAAATGGGATGATAACACTGCCATCTTATCAGGAGATGTTATGCTTGTAAAAGCCTATGACTTACTCTTGTCAATTGCTCCGGAATACCTAAAGGAAAGCCTTCAGTTATTTAACAAGACCGCAGCAGAGGTTTGTGAGGGACAGCAGTTTGACATGAATTTTGAAAGGCGGGAACTGGTAAGTGAAGAAGAATACTTGAACATGATTCGGCTAAAAACAGCCGTATTATTGGGTTTTGCCTTACAGCTTGGGGCCATATTGGCAGGAGCTACAAAAAGCGATGCACAACGGCTGTACGATTTTGGGATGAATATTGGAATTGCCTTCCAATTAAAAGATGATTTACTGGATGTGTATGCGGACAAAGAAAAGTTTGGTAAACAGGTAGGAGGAGATATTATCGCCAATAAGAAAACCTATCTGCTGGTAAAAGCCAAAGAATCCGCAACCGGACCAACAAAAGATGAGCTTGAAAAATGGCTTCATGCAAAATCTTTTTCCTCAGAAGATAAGGTGAAAGCAGTAACTGCTATTTACGATCAACTTCTGATAAAAGAAAAAACCATGGCTGTTATGGAAGACTATTTCCAAAAAGGCTTTAAGCAGCTATCTGAATTACAGGTGAAAAATAACAAAGGGTTACAATTACTACAAAGCTTAACTCAGCATCTCGCCAATAGAGAAAAATAG